One genomic region from Diabrotica undecimpunctata isolate CICGRU chromosome 9, icDiaUnde3, whole genome shotgun sequence encodes:
- the LOC140450032 gene encoding uncharacterized protein — protein MKLTFHKKTYKTKNILRRASFALIREAIHDTRRDIDKVNSELLELHLVLSNSLHPILWNTLETLSNFRAETNADLTKIKQLKKFNSLTAEQRPRKKETPPTETHKLVYNFSNLELNEATTSVLSKGFNFAVAPARIPVENIISEVESSITNIPPETAEIIRQDVSQILRTAKPPKRNLTREEKEALRDLQKNKEIIVLPADKGNATVVMNIDDYDKKLTDLLNDTAYEKIATDPTTYLEKTTKAKIKVSNIKKEDQPKLIPREKSSRCPKLYGLPKVHKVGMPLRPIVSSIGSPTQPLAKFLANQLQPYAEEADSYVKNAGHFIERIKDVTLDPGHLLVSFDVVSLFTNVPVEESLEIIRKKYPIPSDTLNLTRHCLNNTYFVYKDQRYKQVEGAPMGSPLSPVIANLFIQEIEIRAITTAEYKPKLWLRYVDDTFIIWTHGEEKLNTFLNHINTIHPKIQFTMELEKDQQLPFLDVLIIKKTDGTLGYTIIFDDENMDIPLRFRGITLQEALDIAYESNNEVTDIYIQPPDCQDLTDEDSGYEDKANGYGATGTIRDDRIQEEVPIPPKKIMAKEARGTYTSTIETNDGILYVRWMDNNVVTVAIIVLV, from the exons ATGAAGCTTACGTTTCATAAAAAGacttataaaactaaaaacatcTTAAGAAGGGCCAGTTTTGCACTTATTAGGGAAGCTATCCATGACACGAGGCGGGATATCGACAAAGTCAATTCAGAATTACTAGAGCTACACCTAGTTCTAAGTAATAGTTTACATCCAATACTATGGAATACACTGGAAACACTATCCAACTTTCGAGCAGAGACAAACGCcgacttaacaaaaataaaacaactgaaaaAGTTCAATAGTCTAACAGCCGAACAAAGACCGAGAAAAAAGGAAACACCACCGACGGAAACACACAAATTGGTTTACAATTTTTCGAATCTCGAATTAAATGAGGCCACAACGAGTGTTCTGTCAAAAGGATTTAATTTCGCCGTAGCACCCGCACGAATCCCTGTTGAAAACATTATCAGCGAAGTAGAAAGTTCCATTACCAATATACCTCCGGAAACAGCTGAGATCATACGCCAAGACGTATCGCAGATATTACGGACAGCCAAACCACCAAAAAGAAATTTAACACGTGAGGAAAAAGAGGCGTTGCGAGATTTgcagaaaaacaaagaaataatcgtCCTTCCAGCGGACAAAGGTAACGCCACGGTAGTAATGAATATAGATGACTACGACAAAAAATTAACAGATCTTCTAAACGACACAGCATACGAAAAAATTGCCACAGATCcaacaacgtatctagaaaaaACAACGAAGGCCAAGATCAAAgtttcaaacataaaaaaggaGGATCAGCCCAAGCTGATTCCACGCGAAAAATCATCTAGGTGCCCTAAGCTCTACGGTTTACCAAAAGTTCATAAAGTTGGGATGCCACTACGACCAATAGTTAGTTCAATCGGATCACCCACACAGCCGCTCGCAAAGTTCTTAGCCAATCAGTTACAACCGTACGCagaggaagcggattcttacgtcaagaacgcagGCCACTTCATCGAGCGTATAAAGGACGTGACTCTTGACCCGGGACATTTGCTAGTGAGTTTTGACGTGGTGTCACTTTTTACTAACGTCCCAGTAGAAGAATCGTTAGAgattataagaaaaaaataccCAATACCTTCGGATACACTAAACCTAACGAGACACTGCCTCAACAACACATATTTCGTATACAAAGACCaaaggtacaaacaagtcgaGGGAGCACccatgggttcaccactgtcaccgGTGATAGCAAATCTGTTTAtccaagaaatagaaatacgagCAATAACAACGGCAGAGTATAAACCGAAACTATGGTTGAGATACGTGGACGACACCTTCATTATCTGGACACATGGggaagaaaaactaaatacattccTAAATCACATTAACACCATCCACCCCAAAATTCAGTTTACTATGGAACTAGAGAAAGACCAACAGCTACCGTTTTTGGATGTTTTAATAATCAAGAAAACAGATGGAACTTTAGGATACACG ATTATTTTCGACGACGAAAATATGGACATCCCGTTACG TTTCAGAGGAATAACTCTTCAAGAAGCGTTAGATATCGCCTACGAATCTAATAACGAAGTCACTGATATATACATACAGCCACCTGACTGTCAGGATCTGACCGATGAGGATTCAGGGTATGAAGATAAGG CAAATGGGTATGGAGCAACTGGAACAATTAGGGATGACCGAATTCAAGAAGAAGTTCCTATACCGCCTAAAAAGATTATGGCCAAAGAAGCTCGAGGCACCTACACTTCAACTATTGAAACGAACGATGGTATTCTTTATGTGAGGTGGATGGACAATAATGTGGTAACAGTGGCCA TTATCGTATTGGTGTAA